Proteins encoded by one window of Brasilonema sennae CENA114:
- the rppA gene encoding two-component system response regulator RppA → MKVLLVEDEPDLGASIQRKLSKEKYIVDWILDGTEAWICLENQWTQYTLAIFDWLLPGISGLELCKRLRLRGNPLPVLMLTAKDSMADKVAGLDAGADDYLVKPFGMAELLARLRALQRRSPQFQPQQLQVGSLILDYGSGTACYQQPNGDSQVISLTKKEFHLLEYFMKRPNQILSREQILSHLYTLNAERVSNVVAAQIRLLRRKLSERGCDGFIETIPSMGYRFNSSDAN, encoded by the coding sequence ATGAAAGTTCTGCTAGTTGAAGATGAGCCAGATCTAGGCGCATCGATTCAACGAAAATTGAGCAAAGAAAAATATATTGTTGACTGGATTTTAGACGGCACTGAAGCTTGGATTTGCCTGGAAAACCAATGGACGCAATATACACTGGCAATCTTTGATTGGTTGCTGCCAGGAATATCGGGTTTAGAACTCTGCAAGCGATTACGGCTTCGTGGTAACCCCTTGCCTGTACTGATGCTTACAGCTAAAGACAGTATGGCAGATAAGGTGGCTGGACTGGATGCAGGGGCTGATGATTATTTGGTCAAACCATTTGGGATGGCAGAACTGCTGGCGCGGCTGCGAGCATTGCAAAGGCGATCGCCCCAGTTTCAACCTCAGCAACTTCAAGTTGGTAGCCTTATTTTAGATTATGGTAGTGGTACGGCTTGTTATCAACAGCCCAATGGTGATAGTCAGGTCATTTCTTTAACAAAGAAAGAATTTCATCTGCTGGAATACTTCATGAAACGTCCTAACCAGATTCTTAGCCGCGAACAAATTTTGAGCCATCTTTATACGTTGAATGCGGAACGTGTTAGTAATGTGGTGGCAGCTCAAATCCGACTGTTGCGACGTAAATTGTCAGAACGTGGTTGTGATGGTTTTATCGAAACTATCCCCAGTATGGGCTATCGTTTCAATTCCAGCGATGCAAATTAG
- the rppB gene encoding two-component system sensor histidine kinase RppB: protein MQIRLFRQTRTWLALWYAVVMGLILTLCGFVVYEVIVDAYLVSIKRELESVTGTLHNVIEPNLKQPGRIEPIFQQVLLNTCVIESGCPTQTIFGHKQRTLAEDDIISTIHRDKQYYIRFIDSSGRLIAVVGFLPDKLPPTVQTKVWQTVKDPQGNRYNQKSLPLHTQDNQVWGYIQVGRSLKELDNRLAALKLVLALGLPITVLLVGGSSWWLAGLAMRRIDRSYKQMQQFTSDASHELRTPLTAINATVETVLDTEHLSLAEARDTLASIQRQNYRLAELVGDLLLLSRLDQQELTTQWEPCCLNILINDLIEEFSALASAASLQLTSSVLCHQPLYVMGDEDQLLRLLSNLIANAIKYTRAGGYVTVILKRNNGHAVIEVQDTGIGIALGEQKRIFNRFYRVNSDRSRTTGGSGLGLAIATAIVQAHGGSLHVQSEVGKGSTFIVQLPLTVTPLLNSNR, encoded by the coding sequence ATGCAAATTAGACTGTTTCGTCAGACTCGCACCTGGCTCGCTCTGTGGTATGCAGTCGTTATGGGTCTGATTTTGACTCTATGCGGTTTCGTCGTTTATGAGGTAATTGTTGATGCTTATTTAGTTTCCATCAAACGGGAACTAGAGTCTGTGACAGGCACACTGCATAATGTCATTGAACCGAATTTGAAACAACCCGGTCGCATAGAGCCGATCTTTCAGCAAGTTTTACTCAATACTTGTGTAATTGAGTCCGGTTGTCCTACCCAAACAATCTTTGGGCACAAACAACGCACCCTTGCTGAAGATGACATTATTAGTACTATCCACAGAGATAAGCAATATTACATACGTTTTATCGATAGTTCGGGACGGTTAATTGCTGTGGTTGGTTTCCTGCCTGACAAATTACCACCAACTGTGCAAACAAAAGTGTGGCAAACAGTCAAAGACCCGCAAGGCAATCGTTATAATCAAAAGTCTCTGCCGTTGCATACTCAAGATAATCAGGTTTGGGGCTATATACAGGTGGGGCGCTCTCTTAAAGAGCTTGATAATCGTCTCGCTGCTTTAAAACTGGTCTTGGCGTTGGGATTGCCCATTACAGTACTCCTCGTTGGTGGTTCTAGTTGGTGGCTGGCGGGGTTGGCGATGCGACGAATTGACAGATCATACAAACAAATGCAACAGTTTACGTCTGATGCTTCCCATGAATTGCGTACTCCTCTAACAGCAATTAATGCAACAGTAGAAACTGTACTTGATACGGAGCATTTGTCTCTTGCAGAAGCGCGAGATACCCTGGCATCTATTCAACGTCAGAATTACCGACTCGCTGAACTGGTTGGTGATTTACTGCTACTGTCTCGATTGGATCAGCAAGAGCTGACAACACAATGGGAACCTTGCTGTCTCAACATTTTGATTAATGACCTTATAGAAGAGTTTTCCGCGTTAGCAAGTGCAGCTTCTTTACAATTAACATCTTCAGTTCTATGCCATCAACCGTTGTATGTGATGGGGGATGAAGACCAACTTTTACGTCTGCTTTCTAATTTAATTGCTAATGCTATTAAATACACCAGAGCCGGTGGTTATGTCACTGTCATTCTCAAACGCAACAACGGTCATGCTGTAATTGAAGTTCAAGACACAGGCATTGGCATTGCACTTGGTGAGCAAAAGCGGATTTTTAATCGCTTTTATCGGGTGAATAGCGATCGCTCACGTACCACTGGTGGATCAGGATTAGGACTGGCGATCGCGACTGCTATTGTTCAAGCACATGGAGGTAGCCTTCATGTGCAAAGCGAAGTTGGTAAAGGTAGCACCTTCATCGTTCAATTGCCTTTAACAGTTACCCCGTTATTAAACTCAAACCGATGA
- a CDS encoding Nramp family divalent metal transporter — protein sequence MTQEKHRPSLSEVHRSIKIPSSNSFWRKMLAYGGPGYLVSVGYMDPGNWATDIAGGSKFGYTLLTVILLSNLMAILLQSLCVRLGVATGRDLAQACRDYFSPRISFCLWVLCEIAIAACDLAELLGSAIALQLLFGIPLVWGVCITALDVLVLLFLQGKGFRYVEALVIMLIATVGICFTAETIFSRPDFGGILFGYLPKREILQNPEMLYIAIGILGATVMPHNLYLHSSIVQTRDWQPTTEKRWEAIKFGTIDSTVALSLALFINSAILIVSAATFHDSGNQNVAEIQEAYKLLSPLLGVSAASAIFGIALLASGQSSTLTATLAGQIVMEGFLQFRLPSWLRRLVTRLLAIIPALMTIIIFGENSTSSLIVLSQVILSLQLAFAVIPLVMFTSNHRFMGEFVNPLWLKFLAWGVAIVIVCLNTWLLLQSLLGWLHLVP from the coding sequence ATGACGCAAGAAAAACACAGACCCAGTCTTAGCGAGGTTCACCGCAGTATCAAAATTCCTTCAAGCAACAGCTTTTGGCGCAAAATGCTTGCCTATGGAGGACCAGGGTATTTGGTGTCAGTTGGCTATATGGACCCAGGTAACTGGGCGACTGACATCGCTGGGGGGTCTAAATTTGGTTACACTTTGTTGACAGTCATCTTGTTGTCGAACCTCATGGCGATATTACTGCAATCGCTGTGCGTGCGTTTAGGTGTTGCGACAGGGCGAGATTTGGCGCAGGCTTGTCGGGACTATTTCAGTCCACGAATCAGCTTTTGTTTATGGGTTCTGTGTGAGATTGCTATTGCTGCGTGTGACTTAGCGGAACTACTTGGAAGTGCCATCGCACTGCAACTTTTGTTTGGTATTCCCTTAGTTTGGGGAGTCTGTATCACTGCCCTAGATGTACTTGTATTGTTATTTCTGCAAGGAAAAGGCTTTCGTTATGTAGAAGCTTTGGTAATTATGCTGATAGCAACTGTAGGCATCTGTTTCACAGCAGAAACTATTTTTTCTCGACCTGATTTTGGGGGAATACTGTTTGGATATCTACCCAAGCGAGAGATTTTACAGAACCCAGAAATGCTCTATATTGCAATCGGTATTTTAGGGGCAACAGTCATGCCTCATAACTTATATTTACACTCCTCAATTGTACAAACACGCGATTGGCAACCAACAACTGAAAAACGGTGGGAAGCGATTAAATTTGGTACGATTGATTCAACAGTAGCTTTATCGTTAGCACTGTTTATTAATTCAGCAATTTTAATTGTTTCTGCAGCCACGTTTCATGATTCTGGAAATCAGAATGTGGCAGAAATTCAAGAAGCTTACAAACTGCTTTCCCCATTGTTAGGAGTGAGTGCAGCTAGTGCTATATTTGGTATTGCTTTACTTGCTTCTGGACAAAGTTCAACGCTGACTGCTACTTTGGCTGGGCAGATTGTCATGGAAGGATTTTTGCAATTTCGTCTTCCTTCCTGGTTACGCCGTTTAGTAACCCGTTTACTTGCTATTATTCCAGCGTTGATGACAATTATTATATTCGGAGAAAATAGTACAAGCAGCTTAATAGTTCTTAGTCAAGTTATTCTCAGTTTACAGTTAGCGTTTGCAGTGATTCCATTGGTGATGTTTACGAGCAACCACCGCTTCATGGGTGAGTTTGTGAATCCGCTATGGCTCAAATTTTTAGCCTGGGGAGTTGCAATTGTCATCGTCTGCTTAAATACTTGGTTACTATTACAAAGTCTTTTGGGTTGGTTGCATCTTGTCCCTTAA
- a CDS encoding tetratricopeptide repeat protein: MNYIHKTIAILGITSVVGGLPAAISAQVPQSRTQQTNFQGYYSQGVQKLNQGNFNGAIEDFNSVVQLNPRYYEGYCLRGLAEFHLGNLKAALSDFNSTLRLNPNHADAYRGRGTAYAQLGDFQKAIADFTQTIKIDPTSPDGYYNLGLANFKQGNHKQAVVNFNSALNRNPNLADAYGNRGLAQYALGDNKSAVADLKQAASLFQQQGNTQGYQQTQAFLQQIQQ; the protein is encoded by the coding sequence ATGAACTACATTCATAAAACAATCGCAATCCTGGGAATAACGAGTGTAGTAGGTGGATTGCCTGCTGCTATCTCTGCACAAGTACCACAAAGTCGCACCCAGCAAACGAATTTTCAGGGATACTATAGCCAAGGAGTGCAAAAGTTAAATCAAGGCAACTTCAACGGAGCTATTGAGGATTTCAACTCTGTAGTACAGTTGAATCCTAGATATTATGAAGGTTATTGCCTGCGGGGGCTAGCAGAATTTCATTTAGGAAACTTGAAAGCAGCGCTGAGCGATTTTAACTCGACGTTGCGGCTAAATCCCAACCATGCGGATGCTTACAGAGGTCGGGGAACTGCTTATGCTCAACTGGGAGATTTCCAAAAAGCGATCGCCGACTTCACTCAGACAATAAAAATTGATCCAACTTCACCAGATGGCTACTACAATCTGGGACTTGCCAATTTTAAACAGGGAAATCATAAGCAAGCTGTTGTAAATTTTAACTCTGCCCTCAATAGAAATCCCAATCTAGCTGATGCTTATGGTAACCGGGGACTTGCTCAGTATGCTTTGGGAGACAACAAGAGCGCTGTTGCTGATTTAAAGCAGGCTGCAAGCTTGTTTCAACAACAAGGAAATACTCAAGGGTATCAGCAAACACAAGCCTTCCTTCAGCAGATTCAGCAGTAA